Proteins encoded together in one Impatiens glandulifera chromosome 1, dImpGla2.1, whole genome shotgun sequence window:
- the LOC124942638 gene encoding stemmadenine O-acetyltransferase-like produces the protein MAPLNVRPSSPTNYPFKKYQLSMLDQLMPSFFIPTILYYHHQFQTTSIAQLELISSRLRESLSQTLTMFYPFAGRLNRGDNSIDCKYMGVRYLEAKVDSMIMDVIECYETEMVDPLIPNLMGNGEEEDEIFAIQVNYFNCGGIAIGTYVPHKIADGVSFFSFMTSWATICRQQDNIINILKPSFPSSSLFPPKEKHHYNPQSEDCKETKAKIDHDHPIPTRVEVVSTFIWKYATVDKPVKQYIAFQAVNLRSRMVPPLSEHAIGNLLVLAYATKTPMI, from the coding sequence ATGGCGCCATTGAATGTGAGGCCATCCTCTCCCACCAATTATCCTTTCAAAAAATATCAACTATCCATGCTGGATCAATTAATGCCTAGTTTCTTCATCCCCACAATTCTCTATTACCATCACCAGTTCCAAACCACTTCCATCGCACAACTTGAACTCATCTCTTCCCGCCTTAGAGAATCGCTCTCCCAAACCCTGACCATGTTCTACCCTTTTGCAGGGCGGCTCAATAGAGGCGACAACTCAATAGACTGCAAATACATGGGCGTTCGATATTTGGAGGCGAAAGTCGATTCAATGATCATGGATGTGATCGAGTGCTACGAAACAGAAatggttgacccgctcataccCAACTTGATGGgaaatggtgaagaagaagatgagattTTCGCAATCCAAGTTAACTACTTTAACTGCGGAGGTATCGCAATTGGCACCTATGTCCCACATAAGATTGCAGACGGGGTCTCATTTTTCTCATTCATGACATCGTGGGCTACCATATGTCGCCAACAAGATAACATCATTAATATCCTTAAGCCGAGCTTTCCCTCATCATCCCTCTTCCCGCCAAAGGAGAAACACCACTACAATCCTCAATCCGAAGACTGTAAAGAGACAAAGGCGAAAATTGATCATGATCATCCCATTCCAACCCGAGTGGAAGTAGTATCGACTTTCATATGGAAGTACGCTACGGTCGATAAGCCTGTCAAACAATACATCGCATTTCAGGCGGTGAACCTAAGGAGCCGAATGGTGCCTCCATTGTCGGAGCATGCGATTGGGAATCTCCTCGTGCTGGCATATGCTACGAAGACTCCAATGATTTAA